In Peromyscus maniculatus bairdii isolate BWxNUB_F1_BW_parent chromosome 21, HU_Pman_BW_mat_3.1, whole genome shotgun sequence, one DNA window encodes the following:
- the LOC143269871 gene encoding serine/threonine-protein kinase MARK2-like yields MASPLDKNILEKDFRILTSLASGGFGKVKLACHLPTHTQVAVKVLKKKKNSLADINTEVEILQSVEHRNIVNFFHVIDTSSTTYLIMEYVSGKDLDMFLGDRDFLKEDETRPIFQQVVSGVHFLHQKRIAHRDIKLENILIDGAGHVKLCDFGMAKQVAEGQMLEEFYGTLVYLAPEILSKKPYDGLEGDMWSLGVLLYVLVTGQFPYDETTFEGMYRVITTTKYPIPYHLSKPCIILIEQLLMVPNQHRITICQLQESQWLGNILEHAAPETKEILPKVMETMCTMGYTHEEIESSLKHKQPNNLMATFNILKYKLSCGDSHQQNQEPCLNGNPEGAFQPLLPLKRRASKPSFPTSIRDGKRQKIHHAQ; encoded by the coding sequence CCTTCCTACACATACACAGGTGGCTGTCAAGgtcctgaagaagaaaaagaattctctGGCTGACATCAACACTGAAGTAGAGATACTTCAATCTGTGGAACACAGAAACATAGTTAATTTCTTTCATGTTATTGACACAAGTTCAACAACTTATCTGATCATGGAATATGTTTCAGGAAAGGACCTGGATATGTTCCTTGGGGATAGGGACTTTCTTAAGGAGGATGAGACTAGACCAATATTTCAACAGGTCGTTTCAGGGGTTCATTTTCTCCACCAAAAACGAATTGCTCATCGTGATATTAAATTGGAAAATATCCTTATTGATGGAGCTGGCCATGTCAAGCTCTGTGACTTTGGTATGGCCAAACAGGTGGCAGAGGGGCAGATGTTAGAGGAATTTTATGGCACCTTGGTCTATTTGGCTCCAGAGATTTTATCAAAGAAACCCTACGATGGCCTGGAGGGAGATATGTGGAGCTTAGGCGTCCTCCTATATGTATTGGTCACAGGACAATTTCCATATGATGAAACCACCTTTGAAGGTATGTACAGGGTCATCACCACCACAAAGTATCCCATTCCCTACCACTTGTCAAAACCCTGTATCATCCTCATTGAACAATTACTCATGGTCCCCAACCAGCACAGAATAACAATATGTCAGCTCCAGGAAAGTCAATGGCTGGGCAACATTCTAGAACATGCAGCACCTGAAACTAAGGAAATCCTTCCCAAGGTCATGGAGACCATGTGCACCATGGGCTACACACATGAAGAGATTGAATCATCTCTGAAACACAAGCAACCAAATAACTTAATGGCAACCTTCAATATCCTCAAATACAAACTGAGCTGTGGGGACAGCCATCAGCAGAATCAGGAGCCCTGCTTAAATGGCAACCCTGAAGGTGCCTTTCAGCCTCTACTCCCTTTGAAGAGAAGAGCCAGCAAACCTTCCTTTCCAACAAGTATAAGAGATGGGAAGAGACAAAAGATACACCATGCTCAATAG
- the LOC107400217 gene encoding putative sperm motility kinase W, which translates to MENIKRHNSKTREEVSMQLDLKASTSQEENLTDHYIILRTLGKGTFAEVKLACHLHTEVQVAIKILENGENNDHNNKTEIDIVKTLDHPNIIKVFHIINTEEHTYMVMEHASRGDLVSHIEKVGCLQEEQAQHIFTQIVCAVHYCHKNGIAHRDIKLDNILLDGKGSVKLCDFGLAIRVTSGQRSKGFCGTLEYCAPELFTDTEYDARAVDIWSLGVVLYTMVTASFPFKARTYSDMKEEMLNPCYYLPSTLSQNIVNLIVQLFTMMPEQRPRISDIMQHQWFKDREEFWQLPLSSETYSTIPNPSLVVAMWGMGYDPKDISDCIREKKFNNIMATYLILKHESAQDHTNYAVKPMQACVAMSPVDALTSLPPQRRLSEPSLHTFALLDEHLMQDEKRSWKKGSRSLSMPTILCFQQKGDNPPHPVPKYSPEVTHLMSTLTVVSLNCKGLFSRCPFSEGISSAQYLSWEAPQEMNTLKNCSYTQKKPSVKKYREAPQGVTTTATHGTQRSSLQATFKNNFETVPPEGKTTPSASSLSQGWKRVKKRIGNWVRLLCCCLPASRRHHVSEKEVAPLEVESSVGTLMQQHGVPRMPFCVS; encoded by the coding sequence ATGGAAAACATCAAGAGACATAATagcaagaccagagaggaggtgTCAATGCAGCTGGACCTGAAGGCCAGCACCTCTCAAGAGGAGAACCTTACAGATCATTACATCATACTCAGGACCCTTGGCAAAGGGACCTTTGCTGAGGTGAAGCTGGCCTGCCACCTCCACACAGAGGTGCAGGTTGCCATCAAGATCCTGGAAAATGGTGAGAATAATgaccacaacaacaaaactgaaatcGACATTGTGAAGACACTGGACCACCCAAACATCATCAAGGTGTTCCACATCATCAACACCGAAGAGCACACCTATATGGTGATGGAGCATGCTTCTCGGGGAGATCTGGTGAGCCATATTGAGAAAGTGGGCTGTCTGCAGGAGGAGCAGGCCCAGCACATCTTCACTCAGATTGTGTGTGCTGTTCACTACTGCCATAAGAATGGCATTGCACACAGGGACATCAAACTAGATAACATCCTGCTGGATGGCAAAGGAAGTGtcaagctgtgtgactttggcctGGCCATCAGAGTCACCTCTGGGCAGAGGTCCAAGGGATTCTGTGGCACTCTTGAATATTGTGCTCCAGAACTCTTCACTGACACAGAGTATGATGCAAGGGCGGTGGACATCTGGAGCCTGGGAGTGGTGTTATATACAATGGTGACAGCATCCTTCCCATTCAAAGCAAGGACCTATTCAGACATGAAGGAGGAGATGCTGAATCCCTGCTACTACCTTCCTTCCACACTTTCTCAAAACATTGTAAACCTCATTGTGCAGTTATTCACTATGATGCCTGAGCAGAGACCCAGGATAAGTGACATTATGCAGCACCAGTGGTTCAAGGACAGAGAAGAATTTTGGCAACTCCCACTATCCTCAGAGACATACAGTACCATCCCAAACCCCAGCCTTGTGGTGGCTATGTGGGGCATGGGCTATGATCCCAAGGATATTAGTGATTGTATACGTGAGAAAAAATTCAATAACATCATGGCCACGTACCTAATTTTAAAGCATGAGTCAGCCCAGGACCACACTAACTATGCTGTGAAGCCTATGCAGGCCTGTGTTGCCATGTCACCAGTAGATGCTCtcacttcccttcctcctcagAGGAGACTGAGTGAGCCTTCCCTTCACACCTTTGCCTTGCTGGATGAACACCTGATGCAGGATGAGAAGAGATCATGGAAGAAGGGGAGCAGAAGCCTGAGCATGCCTACCATCCTGTGCTTCCAGCAGAAGGGGGATAACCCTCCCCACCCAGTTCCCAAGTATTCTCCCGAGGTTACTCACCTCATGAGCACTTTAACAGTAGTTAGCTTGAATTGCAAGGGACTGTTCTCAAGATGCCCATTCTCTGAGGGCATTTCTTCTGCACAGTATTTGTCCTGGGAGGCACCCCAGGAAATGAACACCCTAAAGAATTGCTCATACACTCAGAAGAAACCATCTGTAAAGAAGTACAGGGAGGCACCTCAGGGTGtgaccaccactgccacccatgGAACCCAGAGGTCTTCCCTTCAGGCAACGTTCAAAAACAACTTTGAAACTGTCCCTCCTGAAGGTAAAACTACACCATCTGCCAGCAGTCTATCTCAAGGCTGGAAAAGGGTTAAGAAGAGAATTGGGAACTGGGTGAGACTCCTGTgctgctgcctgccagcctcacgaAGACACCATGTTTCTGAGAAGGAAGTGGCACCACTGGAAGTGGAGAGCAGTGTAGGTACACTCATGCAGCAACATGGGGTGCCCAGGATGcccttctgtgtttcttaa